CAAGGGCGCGTGAAGTTCACCCCTCCCGCAGGCGATGAAAGAATGATCTATGCGAAAAACATCCTGATAGCCAGCGGCTCAGTTCCCGCGCGTACACAGTTTCCCGGCTGCGAACTTCCCGGAGTCATCACTAGCGACGAACTTCTCAGCGACAGCGGCATTGTGAAGAAAAAACTGCTGGTATTCGGCGCGGGAGTCATCGCGGTCGAGTTTGCCACTGTATTTGCAAACCTTGGCTGCGAGGTTTCGCTTGTGGTGCGCAGCAGTCTGATGCGCGTCTGGGATGCCGATATCTCCAAAAACTTTGGAGCCGTCCTCAAAAAACGCGGAATAAAGGTCTACGGCAAATCCACGGTAAACGAAGTCGTCCAACAGGGCGGCGGACTCTTGTGCCGCTTCACCTCCGACGGGAAAGAATGCGAGCTTGAGGCGGAGAGCATACTTGTCGCAAACGGCCGCGACCCAGAGACGGAGGGCCTCTTCTGCGGAGGCTTTACCCTGCCTCTGTGCAATGGCCGCATCGTAGTAAACGACCGTTTTGAGACGCCCGTGCCGGGAATATACGCCATAGGAGACGTCACCGGAGGCATGCAGCTTGCTCATCTAGCCTCCGCTCAGGCTATCACCGTCTGTGAACGGCTTGCTGGAGAAGAACCGAGCGTTTGTCTGGAATTTGTACCAAACTGCATCTATACCGACCCCGAGATCGCCTGCGTGGGCATGACAGAGGCGGAGGCTATCTCCGACGGCAGGTCGCTGCTGGTGGGCAAATATATGATGTCCGGCAATGGGAAAACGATCATCGAAAACGGAGAACGCGGATTTATCAAGCTGGTATTTGACGCGGAGAGCGAGATACTTCTTGGCGCGCAGCTCATGTGCGAGCGTGCAACAGACATGATAGCGGAACTTGCCACCGCCTGTGCGAACCACCTGACGGCGGAGCAGCTGACGCTGACGATGAGGCCGCACCCAACCTTCTGCGAGGCCGTCACAGAGGCTGTAGAGTCCGCTCACGGGCGCTCCATCCACAGCATGCCTCAGAAAAAATAAAAGCGAGCACCACGCCTGAGACTACCTTTCGCCCGCTCCAAGGGCCGGCTATGCAACAAGCGGCCGGGGCCGGGCCTTCTTTTTAATAAACATTAGAGAAACGCTGATCAAATAATTTCGCCCAATAAGCATAGACTGCCTAATCAACTGCGGGGGCGACCCTGACGACTTGAAAAGGAAGAAAAATAATGAAAATAACTGAATTGAGCGGTATCAACTTTGTCGCCCGGCTCGCCTCCTGTGCGCCGGTGCCGGGCGGAGGCGGCGCGGCCGCCTTGGTAGGCGCCATCGGAGTAGCGCTGGGAAACATGGTGGGCAGCCTCACCGTAGGCAAACAGAAATACGCCGATGTACAGCAGGAAATATTAAACCTGAAGGCCAGGTCGGACGAACTGCAGGATAAGCTGCTTCTGTTGGTGGAAAAAGACGCCGAAGTATTTGAACCCCTCTCTCGGGCCTATGGAATGCCGAATGAGACGGAAGAAGAGCGAACAAAGAAGGCCAGCGTCATGGCAGAAGCGCTGCGCAAAGCCTGCGGCGCGCCTATGGAGATAATGGAGCTTTGCATAGAGGCTCTTGAAGTGATAGAACGTTTCTCCCAAATCGGCTCAAAAATCGCAATAAGCGACGCAGGATGCGCCGCCGTCTGCTGCCGCGCGGCCCTAAGCGCCGCGAGTTTGAACGTATTCATAAACACGAAAGCTATGGCCGATCGCGCCTATGCCCAGCAGCTCAACAAGCATGCGGTGGATATGCTCATCTCCGGCACGGACAGGGCTGACGCGGTTTTCACGGCGGTCATGTCACAGCTTAAATAGAGTCAACTAAGGAGGAAACTGCTATGGCTGCTTTATTAAAGGGCGCGGAAACGGCAAAAGCTCTGACCGAGAAGTTACAGATCAAGGCTTCAAGGCTGCGGGCAAGAGGCGTGACTCCTTGCCTCGCGATAGTGCGGGTGGGCGCGCGCGAGGACGATCTTTCTTATGAACGCAGCGCATTGAAGCGCTGCGATAAGGTGGGCATAAGCGTCCGCCAGGTGATACTGCCGGAATCTGTGCCTCAGGATAAATTGCTTGCGGAGATGCACGCTCTCAATCAGGACGACAAGATACACGGAGTGCTCATATTCCGCCCCCTGCCCCGGCACATAGACGGCGAGGCCGTCCGCGCC
The nucleotide sequence above comes from Cloacibacillus sp.. Encoded proteins:
- the lpdA gene encoding dihydrolipoyl dehydrogenase yields the protein MDNYDLIIIGAGPGGYVGAIRAAQLGLSVCLIERREVGGTCLNRGCIPTKSLLYTSTLFSKALHDFELLGLKADNVSCSPEKMYARKDQVVERLRGGVEQLLKSHGVMRLAGSGAVAGQGRVKFTPPAGDERMIYAKNILIASGSVPARTQFPGCELPGVITSDELLSDSGIVKKKLLVFGAGVIAVEFATVFANLGCEVSLVVRSSLMRVWDADISKNFGAVLKKRGIKVYGKSTVNEVVQQGGGLLCRFTSDGKECELEAESILVANGRDPETEGLFCGGFTLPLCNGRIVVNDRFETPVPGIYAIGDVTGGMQLAHLASAQAITVCERLAGEEPSVCLEFVPNCIYTDPEIACVGMTEAEAISDGRSLLVGKYMMSGNGKTIIENGERGFIKLVFDAESEILLGAQLMCERATDMIAELATACANHLTAEQLTLTMRPHPTFCEAVTEAVESAHGRSIHSMPQKK
- a CDS encoding cyclodeaminase/cyclohydrolase family protein; translated protein: MKITELSGINFVARLASCAPVPGGGGAAALVGAIGVALGNMVGSLTVGKQKYADVQQEILNLKARSDELQDKLLLLVEKDAEVFEPLSRAYGMPNETEEERTKKASVMAEALRKACGAPMEIMELCIEALEVIERFSQIGSKIAISDAGCAAVCCRAALSAASLNVFINTKAMADRAYAQQLNKHAVDMLISGTDRADAVFTAVMSQLK